One part of the Leucobacter triazinivorans genome encodes these proteins:
- the thrB gene encoding homoserine kinase produces MSAEPSAQPVRSVRVRVPATSANLGPGFDTLGIALAYGDELVATTREKPGAIVRVTGVGAGEVPTDESNLVVRSAAHVFERLGRAVPGLEITAHNRIPHGRGMGSSGSAIVAGVMIAAGLLQSDPADPIEVSEDELLAFATELEGHPDNVAPALFGGLTIAWTTPAGPRFKKLMVHRGVAPLVLVPDFTMSTELARSLQPKHVPHEDAVFNVSRSALLVAALTQSPELLLEATEDRLHQDYRGDAMPATRDLIGELRAAGHPAVVSGAGPSILVLANSPAERLGAADLVAERHADWRSLILAVDTKGATVEPIPS; encoded by the coding sequence GTGAGCGCGGAGCCCTCCGCGCAGCCGGTTCGCTCCGTGCGCGTTCGAGTGCCCGCGACCAGCGCCAACCTGGGCCCCGGCTTCGACACGCTTGGAATTGCGCTCGCGTACGGCGACGAGCTCGTGGCGACGACCCGTGAGAAGCCCGGCGCGATCGTGCGGGTCACCGGGGTCGGCGCGGGCGAGGTGCCCACTGACGAGTCGAACCTGGTGGTGCGGTCGGCCGCCCACGTATTCGAGCGTCTCGGCCGTGCCGTTCCCGGGCTCGAGATCACGGCGCACAACCGCATCCCGCACGGGCGGGGGATGGGATCCTCGGGCTCGGCCATCGTCGCGGGGGTGATGATCGCCGCGGGGCTGCTGCAGAGCGATCCCGCCGACCCGATCGAGGTGAGCGAGGACGAACTGCTGGCCTTCGCGACCGAGCTCGAGGGGCATCCCGACAATGTCGCACCGGCGCTCTTCGGCGGACTCACGATCGCGTGGACGACGCCCGCGGGTCCGCGGTTCAAGAAGCTGATGGTGCACCGCGGCGTCGCACCGCTGGTGCTCGTGCCCGACTTCACCATGTCGACCGAGCTCGCGCGCAGTCTGCAGCCGAAGCACGTGCCGCACGAGGACGCGGTGTTCAACGTGTCGCGGTCGGCGCTGCTCGTGGCGGCGCTCACGCAGAGCCCCGAGCTGCTGCTCGAGGCCACCGAGGACCGTCTGCACCAGGACTACCGCGGCGACGCCATGCCCGCCACGCGCGACCTGATCGGCGAGCTGCGCGCGGCCGGTCACCCCGCCGTGGTGTCCGGCGCGGGTCCGTCGATCCTCGTGCTGGCGAACAGCCCGGCTGAGCGGCTCGGCGCAGCGGATCTCGTGGCCGAGCGTCACGCTGATTGGCGGTCGCTGATCCTGGCGGTCGACACGAAGGGTGCTACAGTGGAGCCGATCCCGTCATAA
- a CDS encoding homoserine dehydrogenase, whose amino-acid sequence MNGYRDLRVALLGCGSVGAQVARLILEHGDELAARIGARLTLSGIAVRNLDSPRDVELPRELFTTDAERLVQGADIVIELMGGIEPARALITQALQGGADVVTANKALLAEHGPELFEAAEQVGAQLSYEAAVAAAIPILRPLRESLAGDHITRVMGIVNGSTNYILDRMDRFGDSAEDAARVASELGFLEADPTLDVEGYDAAQKATILASIAFHTEVPVDAVHREGITGITAAQVEAAKSAGYVIKLLAIAERITSSDGVDGVSARVYPALIRRDHPLAAVHEGKNAVFVEAEAAGELMFYGAGAGGAETASAVLGDLVSAARRHVVGGPGIAGSLHAELPILPVGEVNTAYQIMLDVRDEPGVLAAIAGVLAEHGVSAASVEQSVAQGGGARASLVIGTHVAREADLAATVDALRTADRVLSVTSVLRLEGAE is encoded by the coding sequence GTGAACGGGTACCGTGACCTGCGTGTCGCACTGCTGGGCTGCGGCTCGGTCGGAGCACAGGTGGCCAGGCTGATCCTCGAGCACGGCGACGAGCTCGCCGCGCGGATCGGCGCGCGTCTGACGCTTTCCGGCATCGCCGTGCGCAATCTCGATTCCCCCCGCGATGTCGAGTTGCCGCGCGAGCTCTTCACCACCGATGCCGAGCGGCTCGTGCAGGGCGCCGACATCGTGATCGAGCTCATGGGCGGCATCGAGCCCGCCCGCGCGCTCATCACTCAGGCGCTGCAGGGGGGCGCCGACGTCGTGACCGCCAACAAGGCTCTGCTCGCGGAGCACGGCCCCGAACTGTTCGAGGCCGCCGAACAGGTGGGCGCGCAGCTCTCCTACGAGGCGGCCGTCGCGGCGGCGATCCCGATTCTGCGCCCGCTGCGGGAGAGCCTCGCGGGTGATCACATCACCCGGGTGATGGGCATCGTGAACGGCTCGACGAACTACATCCTCGACCGCATGGACCGCTTCGGCGACAGCGCGGAGGACGCGGCGCGAGTGGCGAGCGAGCTCGGTTTCCTCGAGGCCGATCCGACCCTCGACGTCGAGGGCTACGACGCAGCGCAGAAGGCCACGATCCTTGCGAGCATCGCCTTCCACACCGAGGTTCCCGTCGACGCGGTGCATCGCGAGGGCATCACCGGCATCACCGCCGCGCAGGTCGAGGCGGCGAAGAGCGCCGGCTACGTGATCAAGCTCCTCGCGATCGCCGAGCGCATCACCTCGAGCGACGGCGTGGACGGCGTCTCGGCCCGGGTCTACCCGGCGCTCATCCGTCGCGATCACCCTCTCGCGGCGGTGCACGAGGGCAAGAACGCCGTCTTCGTCGAGGCCGAGGCGGCCGGTGAGCTGATGTTCTACGGCGCCGGTGCGGGCGGTGCGGAGACGGCATCGGCCGTGCTCGGCGACCTCGTCTCAGCCGCGCGCCGGCACGTGGTCGGCGGCCCGGGCATCGCCGGCTCCCTGCACGCCGAGCTGCCGATCCTGCCGGTGGGCGAGGTCAATACGGCCTATCAGATCATGCTCGACGTGCGCGACGAGCCGGGGGTGCTGGCCGCCATCGCCGGTGTCCTGGCCGAGCACGGGGTCTCCGCGGCGAGCGTCGAGCAATCGGTGGCGCAGGGAGGTGGCGCACGAGCGTCGCTGGTCATCGGCACGCATGTCGCGCGCGAGGCCGACCTCGCGGCGACCGTCGACGCGTTGCGCACGGCCGACCGCGTGCTGAGCGTGACCAGCGTGCTGCGGCTGGAGGGTGCCGAGTGA
- the lysA gene encoding diaminopimelate decarboxylase, which produces MTRAHPADPNAIDSRVFPPTARRGSECRQLKVGGVRATDLTAEFGSPLWVIDEQAARDRAREVRTALQREAERIGTSATVYYAGKAFLCVEVARWMAEEGLAIDVASGGELAVALAAGVDPARIGFHGNNKSEREIARAVEAGVGTIIIDSEIETERVAAAAAAAGVRQRVRLRVNSGVHASTHDFLATSHEDQKFGQPLAEAPRLVAAILAHDSLDFVGLHCHIGSQIFATDGFRESARRLLSSYPELERIAGRPIPELNLGGGFGIAYTSSEADAVPAIADVARELADIVAASAEEFGIALPRLVFEPGRAVIGQAGVTLYTVGTTKAVHLAGSDADADPDDLGYAERLYVSVDGGMSDNARPALYGADYQVRIANRESDAVAALVRVVGKHCEAGDIVVQRDLLPGDVRPGDTLAVAATGAYCWSLSSNYNYVPRPPVVAVRDGGARLIVRGETEDELLAKSIFGQDEHTNGATK; this is translated from the coding sequence ATGACGCGTGCGCACCCCGCAGATCCCAATGCCATCGACTCGCGCGTCTTCCCGCCGACGGCGCGCCGGGGGAGCGAGTGCCGTCAGCTGAAGGTGGGGGGCGTGCGCGCCACCGATCTCACTGCGGAGTTCGGATCGCCGCTCTGGGTGATCGACGAGCAGGCGGCTCGGGATCGCGCCCGCGAGGTGCGCACTGCGCTGCAGCGCGAGGCCGAGCGGATCGGCACCTCCGCCACCGTGTACTACGCCGGCAAGGCCTTCCTGTGCGTGGAAGTCGCGCGCTGGATGGCGGAGGAGGGACTCGCCATCGACGTGGCCAGCGGCGGGGAGCTCGCCGTGGCCCTCGCAGCCGGGGTGGATCCCGCGCGCATCGGCTTCCACGGCAACAACAAGTCGGAGCGCGAGATCGCCCGCGCCGTGGAGGCCGGCGTCGGCACGATCATCATCGACAGCGAGATCGAGACCGAGCGCGTCGCGGCCGCTGCGGCGGCTGCGGGGGTGCGCCAGCGCGTGCGCCTGCGCGTCAACAGCGGCGTGCACGCCTCCACCCACGACTTCCTCGCGACATCGCACGAGGATCAGAAGTTCGGTCAGCCGCTCGCGGAGGCTCCGCGCCTCGTCGCGGCGATCCTCGCCCACGACAGCCTCGACTTCGTCGGCCTGCACTGCCACATCGGCTCCCAGATCTTCGCCACCGACGGCTTCCGCGAGTCCGCCAGGCGGCTGCTGAGCAGCTACCCCGAACTCGAGCGCATCGCCGGCCGGCCGATCCCCGAGCTCAACCTCGGGGGAGGGTTCGGCATCGCCTACACGAGCTCCGAGGCCGATGCGGTTCCGGCGATCGCAGACGTCGCGCGCGAGCTCGCCGACATCGTCGCCGCGAGCGCGGAGGAGTTCGGGATCGCGCTGCCCCGGCTCGTCTTCGAGCCGGGGCGCGCCGTGATCGGCCAGGCCGGGGTGACCCTGTACACGGTGGGGACGACGAAGGCCGTGCACCTGGCCGGCTCGGATGCCGATGCCGATCCCGACGATCTCGGCTACGCCGAGCGGCTCTACGTGAGCGTGGACGGCGGCATGAGCGACAACGCCCGGCCCGCGCTCTACGGCGCCGACTACCAGGTGCGCATCGCGAATCGAGAAAGCGACGCCGTGGCGGCGCTCGTGCGCGTGGTCGGCAAGCACTGCGAGGCCGGCGACATCGTGGTGCAGCGCGACCTGCTTCCCGGCGACGTGCGCCCGGGGGATACGCTCGCCGTAGCCGCCACCGGCGCCTACTGCTGGTCGCTCTCGAGCAACTACAACTACGTGCCGCGACCGCCGGTCGTGGCGGTGCGCGACGGCGGCGCGCGGCTCATCGTGCGCGGTGAGACCGAGGACGAGCTGCTGGCGAAGAGCATCTTCGGACAGGACGAACACACGAACGGAGCAACCAAGTGA
- a CDS encoding APC family permease: MTQTTERKVDAGLREGVMSGPELAAQAIASIAPSAVIAFTAAAIFLGAGNGTMMAFGLATVVILCVGYIVSVFARRHASAGSLYTYVAKGLGPTGAFAAGVALLIGSWGIAAGSLGGAVSYASDLLQLFGIPATGTVWLIVLTVVIGGLATFFTIRGIRVSARVSLVLELVSVFIIVVLLVAALVWLGPDAWDPSQFSFEGVPFQGVAAGMVLGILGFVGFSSADALGREARNPHTAIPRAIMWSAVVVGVLYVFAAYTQIAVLGDELGEVASPLQAINDRIGMPVWFAPILVFGVAASFFAVVVAPLNVVGRIIYVMGKEGIAPERFGRTHETHLTPHRVLLIAGPAAIVLDIILLLLGTHPMDIVVWVDTYGTYGYMVAYALVAIAGVVYTRRMGMPSTLVRICALVAVVAMAYVFFANVWPVPAFPLNVIPYLFIATMLIAFSRFWWIRAKRPDVLQNVGNTHTEMLEGVG; this comes from the coding sequence ATGACTCAGACCACGGAACGGAAGGTCGACGCCGGCCTGCGCGAGGGGGTGATGTCGGGCCCCGAACTCGCGGCCCAGGCCATCGCCAGCATCGCGCCGAGCGCGGTCATCGCCTTCACCGCCGCCGCCATCTTCCTCGGCGCCGGCAACGGCACCATGATGGCCTTCGGGCTCGCCACGGTCGTGATCCTCTGCGTCGGCTACATCGTCTCGGTGTTCGCCCGCAGACACGCATCGGCCGGCTCGCTCTACACCTATGTCGCGAAGGGCCTCGGGCCTACGGGCGCCTTCGCCGCCGGCGTCGCACTGCTGATCGGCTCCTGGGGCATCGCGGCGGGGTCGCTCGGCGGCGCGGTGTCGTACGCCTCCGACCTCTTGCAGCTGTTCGGGATCCCGGCCACGGGTACGGTCTGGCTGATCGTGCTCACGGTGGTCATCGGCGGCCTCGCCACCTTCTTCACCATCCGCGGGATCCGCGTCTCGGCACGCGTCTCCCTGGTGCTCGAGCTGGTGTCGGTGTTCATCATCGTCGTGCTGCTCGTCGCCGCACTCGTCTGGCTCGGTCCGGACGCGTGGGATCCCTCGCAGTTCTCGTTCGAGGGCGTCCCGTTCCAGGGCGTCGCCGCGGGCATGGTGCTCGGCATCCTCGGCTTCGTCGGGTTCTCGTCGGCCGACGCCCTCGGGCGCGAGGCACGCAACCCGCACACCGCGATCCCTCGCGCAATCATGTGGAGCGCCGTCGTGGTGGGCGTGCTGTACGTCTTCGCCGCCTACACGCAGATCGCCGTGCTCGGCGATGAGCTGGGCGAGGTGGCCAGCCCGCTGCAGGCCATCAACGACCGCATCGGCATGCCGGTCTGGTTCGCCCCGATCCTCGTGTTCGGCGTGGCCGCATCGTTCTTCGCGGTCGTCGTCGCCCCGCTCAACGTGGTCGGGCGCATCATCTACGTGATGGGCAAGGAGGGGATCGCCCCCGAGCGCTTCGGCCGCACCCACGAGACCCACCTCACCCCCCACCGGGTCCTGCTCATCGCGGGTCCCGCGGCGATCGTGCTCGACATCATCCTGCTGCTGCTCGGCACGCACCCGATGGACATCGTGGTCTGGGTCGACACCTACGGCACCTACGGCTACATGGTGGCCTACGCGCTCGTGGCGATCGCCGGTGTCGTCTACACCCGCCGAATGGGGATGCCGAGCACCCTGGTGCGCATCTGCGCCCTGGTCGCGGTCGTCGCGATGGCGTACGTCTTCTTCGCCAACGTGTGGCCCGTTCCGGCCTTCCCGCTCAACGTGATCCCCTACCTCTTCATCGCGACCATGCTGATTGCGTTCTCGCGGTTCTGGTGGATCCGGGCCAAGCGGCCGGACGTGCTGCAGAACGTCGGCAACACCCACACCGAGATGCTCGAGGGCGTCGGCTGA
- a CDS encoding alcohol dehydrogenase catalytic domain-containing protein encodes MKAVVFRDPGTRVEVAEVDLAAPKAGEVRVKIAAAGVCHSDLHVKRGEWVAPAPMIMGHEGSGVVVELGAGVTSLAVGDHVVLSWVPPCGECRYCLQGHEARCQKVATVVAPQGVLFDGTSRLSRDGEELHHYLGVSSFAEEVVVPASGAIKVRDDAPLDVIAVVGCAVATGVGAVLNTAAVEPGATVAVIGCGGVGLNVVQGAKLAGAERIVAIDVVPEKTRMALQFGATDRIDASERDAVEQLFELIPDGVDYAFDAIGRTATTEQSIRMLGLGGAAVVVGLPPTGAKASFEPLVLAEADQRILGSNYGSVRPSIDIPALVDRYMDGQLKLDPLISGRRPLDDAAEALDDLEAGGVLRTLLIP; translated from the coding sequence ATGAAGGCCGTGGTGTTTCGCGATCCGGGGACGCGGGTAGAGGTTGCGGAGGTCGATCTCGCGGCTCCGAAGGCCGGCGAGGTGCGCGTGAAGATCGCGGCCGCCGGCGTCTGCCACTCGGATCTGCACGTCAAGCGAGGGGAGTGGGTCGCGCCCGCTCCGATGATCATGGGGCACGAGGGCTCCGGCGTGGTCGTCGAGCTCGGAGCGGGGGTCACGTCGCTCGCGGTGGGCGACCACGTGGTGCTGAGCTGGGTGCCGCCGTGCGGCGAGTGCCGCTACTGCCTGCAGGGGCATGAGGCGCGCTGCCAGAAGGTGGCCACGGTCGTCGCGCCGCAGGGGGTGCTCTTCGACGGCACGTCGCGCCTCAGCCGCGACGGCGAGGAGCTGCACCACTACCTCGGCGTCTCCTCGTTCGCGGAGGAGGTCGTCGTCCCCGCGTCCGGTGCCATCAAAGTGCGCGACGACGCACCGCTCGATGTGATCGCCGTGGTGGGCTGCGCGGTGGCGACCGGCGTGGGCGCCGTGCTGAACACGGCCGCGGTCGAGCCCGGCGCGACGGTCGCGGTCATCGGCTGCGGCGGTGTCGGCCTGAACGTGGTGCAGGGCGCCAAGCTCGCGGGCGCCGAGCGCATCGTGGCGATCGACGTGGTCCCCGAGAAGACACGCATGGCGCTGCAGTTCGGCGCGACGGATCGCATCGACGCCTCCGAGCGCGACGCCGTCGAGCAGCTGTTCGAGCTCATCCCCGACGGGGTCGACTACGCCTTCGACGCGATCGGGCGCACCGCCACCACCGAGCAGTCGATCCGCATGCTCGGCCTCGGCGGCGCCGCTGTCGTCGTCGGCCTGCCGCCGACCGGGGCCAAGGCATCGTTCGAGCCGCTGGTGCTCGCCGAGGCGGATCAGCGCATCCTCGGCTCCAACTACGGATCGGTGCGTCCCTCGATCGACATCCCCGCGCTCGTGGACCGGTACATGGACGGCCAGCTGAAGCTCGATCCGCTCATCTCGGGCCGCCGTCCGCTGGACGACGCGGCCGAGGCCCTCGACGATCTCGAGGCCGGGGGCGTGCTGCGCACCCTGCTCATCCCGTAA
- a CDS encoding PucR family transcriptional regulator, whose protein sequence is MSLDLAAIARAVGGTCISHRLSERTPVDGVSRLHDFVVIGNPAYATLVTGDPEALLEALGAGASGGPVAAAAPGSSGRGSPRDARRTDRAHGDPELTGAVYVGPSDEPELREALARHGMTAILGTRLGGTALHATLTTLIADDRAAADRLVTAGMNVLTQVARRGGATAVIAELAHRIDGWAVLLDAQGQLVASAGAGRLHISDAAALALGRPVRVRHDGLQLHQVGSDRDLAGYLVIATRSSRTSHSRDLASLAAALFDLLLRTHNPSLTEHLGREALLATLLAGGSGARELLRRWGVHEPSLTGFELGAKTRTIDLERLLRRWCDELGAEHVFAEAHDRVRGFVRDDLAAELAARVEAFAPVAGRSVHLGLGAPAPVETLSRSAVQARQALGTALDDGQQVVSYAALPTVDLVLSTLGDASGKELATVLDPLRDPSGAHGDLTRTLRVYLSEHGAHRASSARLGIHRQTLVSRIRRVEDLTGLSLDRADDRAAAWLALRAAGF, encoded by the coding sequence ATGTCTCTCGACCTCGCCGCGATCGCCCGCGCGGTCGGCGGCACCTGCATCTCCCACCGGCTCTCCGAGCGCACTCCCGTCGACGGCGTCTCTCGCCTGCACGACTTCGTCGTCATCGGCAATCCCGCCTACGCGACGCTCGTCACGGGCGACCCCGAGGCGCTGCTCGAGGCGCTGGGCGCCGGCGCATCCGGCGGCCCGGTCGCCGCAGCCGCACCCGGATCGTCGGGACGGGGGTCGCCCCGCGACGCGCGTCGCACGGACCGCGCCCACGGCGATCCGGAGCTCACGGGTGCCGTCTACGTGGGCCCGAGCGACGAGCCCGAGCTGCGCGAGGCCCTCGCCCGCCACGGGATGACCGCGATTCTCGGCACCCGCCTCGGCGGTACCGCGCTGCACGCCACCCTGACGACGCTGATCGCCGACGACCGCGCCGCAGCCGACCGCCTGGTCACCGCGGGCATGAACGTACTGACCCAGGTCGCCCGGCGGGGCGGGGCGACCGCGGTGATCGCCGAGCTCGCCCACCGCATCGACGGCTGGGCGGTGCTGCTCGACGCGCAGGGCCAGCTGGTGGCGAGCGCCGGCGCCGGGCGGCTGCACATCTCGGACGCCGCGGCGCTCGCGCTCGGCCGCCCCGTCCGCGTGCGCCATGACGGGCTGCAGCTGCACCAGGTGGGATCGGATCGCGACCTGGCCGGGTATCTCGTCATCGCCACGCGATCGAGTCGCACCAGCCACTCGCGCGACCTGGCCTCGCTGGCGGCCGCGCTGTTCGATCTGCTGCTCCGCACCCACAATCCCTCGCTCACCGAGCACCTCGGGCGCGAAGCCCTGCTCGCGACCCTGCTCGCGGGCGGCAGCGGCGCCCGCGAGCTGCTGCGCCGCTGGGGCGTGCACGAGCCGAGCCTGACGGGCTTCGAGCTCGGGGCGAAGACCCGCACGATCGACCTCGAGCGCCTGCTGCGGCGCTGGTGCGACGAGCTCGGCGCCGAGCACGTCTTCGCCGAGGCGCACGACCGCGTGCGCGGTTTCGTGCGCGACGACCTGGCGGCAGAACTGGCCGCGCGCGTCGAGGCCTTCGCCCCGGTCGCGGGACGCAGCGTGCACCTGGGACTCGGGGCGCCGGCTCCGGTCGAGACCCTTTCGCGCAGCGCGGTGCAGGCGCGGCAGGCCCTCGGCACCGCGCTCGACGACGGGCAGCAGGTGGTCTCCTACGCCGCGCTCCCCACCGTCGACCTCGTGCTGTCGACGCTCGGCGACGCGTCCGGCAAAGAGCTCGCGACCGTGCTCGATCCCCTGCGCGACCCCTCAGGGGCGCACGGCGACCTCACCCGCACCCTGCGGGTCTACCTCTCCGAGCACGGCGCCCATCGCGCGAGCTCGGCTCGGCTCGGGATCCACCGCCAAACGCTCGTCAGCCGCATTCGACGCGTCGAGGACCTGACGGGCCTGTCCCTCGACCGCGCCGATGATCGTGCGGCCGCGTGGCTGGCGCTGCGGGCCGCCGGCTTCTGA
- a CDS encoding LmeA family phospholipid-binding protein has protein sequence MAVRTTRRWRRLLAVLLGIALLAGAAEFALRLIIPGVIGGIVRDELHLTEDHPVDVSLGGSALLHALRGGIGDVSVEIPNAPLIEGVVLDARVHADFSPFDPQTGEISGGTASLTVPKDQLGPVIALLTSGVAQTGEVRGDELAVGRTVEAFGQQLTITARIALDVHGGDVEIEPRGVEAAGLELSAEQLSQATGSLLDPILQPQTVCVRDRIPAGVVLTGIVLSSTGSVRIEADLDPRILSDPAQLEPGVCG, from the coding sequence GTGGCGGTCCGTACGACGCGCCGGTGGCGCCGCCTGCTGGCGGTGCTGCTCGGCATCGCGCTGCTCGCGGGCGCGGCCGAGTTCGCGCTGCGGCTGATCATCCCGGGGGTGATCGGCGGCATCGTGCGCGACGAGCTGCACCTCACGGAGGATCATCCGGTCGACGTGAGTCTCGGCGGATCGGCGCTGCTGCACGCCCTGCGCGGCGGCATCGGCGATGTGAGCGTCGAGATCCCGAACGCACCGCTCATCGAGGGCGTCGTGCTCGACGCGAGGGTGCACGCCGACTTCTCCCCGTTCGACCCCCAGACGGGCGAGATCAGCGGCGGCACCGCCTCGCTGACGGTGCCGAAGGATCAGCTCGGCCCGGTCATCGCCCTGCTCACCTCCGGCGTCGCGCAGACGGGCGAGGTGCGCGGCGACGAGCTCGCGGTCGGGCGAACGGTGGAGGCGTTCGGTCAGCAGCTGACCATCACGGCCCGGATCGCTCTCGACGTGCACGGGGGAGATGTCGAGATCGAGCCGCGCGGGGTCGAGGCCGCGGGCCTCGAGCTCAGCGCCGAGCAGCTCTCGCAGGCCACGGGCTCGCTGCTCGATCCGATCCTGCAGCCGCAGACCGTCTGCGTGCGCGACCGCATTCCGGCGGGCGTGGTGCTGACCGGCATCGTGCTGTCGAGCACCGGATCGGTGCGGATCGAGGCGGATCTCGACCCGCGGATCCTCTCCGACCCCGCTCAGCTCGAGCCCGGCGTCTGCGGCTGA
- the argS gene encoding arginine--tRNA ligase — protein sequence MTPQELASALARILTELVAERGADIAITEQDTQLERPKNREHGDWSSNAAMKFAKRLGTNPRELAQEIAERAAAIDGVAQAEIAGPGFINLTLDAASAGETARRVVEQGEAYGRGDALAGQRINLEFVSANPTGPLHMGHTRWAALGDSTARVLRAAGAEVTSEYYINDAGAQMNKFGRSVLAAALGEDAPEDAYPGEYIQALGRRVREQLPDLAELAGTDREAALEQAQELGYQLQLAEIKDSLERFNVHFDVFFSERSLHAAGDGGAPSPIAAAVDRLREQGHVFEEDGAIWVRTTDFGDDKDRVFTRGNGVYTYFAADAAYYLSKKDRGFGEKIYLLGADHHGYIGRLTAIAGAAGDDTETDITVLIGQLVNLDGARLSKRAGNIVELDDLLEWLGSDALRYWLARYPADSPLALDGEKLRSRSNDNPVFYVQYAHARTCAVDRNAADAGLDRSAFAPELLTHETETELLGKLQQYPGIVAGAAELREPHRIARFLEELAAAYHRWYDNCRVLPLAGEQIGDLHRTRLWLNDAAGQVLRNGLDLLGVSAPERL from the coding sequence GTGACGCCTCAAGAACTCGCCAGCGCCCTCGCCCGTATCCTGACCGAACTCGTCGCCGAGCGCGGCGCCGACATCGCGATCACCGAGCAGGACACGCAGCTGGAGCGACCCAAGAACCGGGAGCACGGCGACTGGTCGTCGAACGCGGCGATGAAGTTCGCGAAGCGCCTCGGCACGAACCCGCGCGAGCTGGCGCAGGAGATCGCAGAGCGGGCCGCCGCGATCGACGGCGTCGCCCAGGCCGAGATCGCGGGCCCGGGCTTCATCAATCTCACCCTCGACGCGGCCAGCGCAGGCGAGACCGCGCGCCGCGTCGTGGAGCAGGGGGAGGCCTACGGGAGGGGCGACGCGCTCGCCGGCCAGCGGATCAACCTCGAGTTCGTGAGCGCCAATCCCACGGGCCCGCTGCACATGGGGCACACCCGCTGGGCCGCGCTCGGAGACTCCACGGCCCGCGTGCTGCGCGCCGCCGGCGCCGAGGTGACGAGCGAGTACTACATCAACGACGCGGGCGCGCAGATGAACAAGTTCGGGCGCTCGGTCCTCGCCGCCGCACTCGGCGAGGACGCGCCCGAGGACGCCTATCCCGGCGAGTACATCCAGGCGCTCGGCCGCCGCGTGCGCGAACAGCTCCCCGACCTCGCCGAGCTGGCCGGGACCGATCGCGAGGCGGCGCTCGAACAGGCCCAGGAGCTCGGCTACCAGCTGCAGCTCGCCGAGATCAAGGACTCGCTCGAGCGCTTCAACGTGCACTTCGACGTCTTCTTCTCGGAGCGCAGCCTGCACGCCGCCGGCGACGGCGGGGCCCCGAGCCCCATCGCGGCCGCTGTGGATCGTCTGCGGGAGCAGGGACACGTCTTCGAGGAGGACGGCGCGATCTGGGTGCGCACCACCGACTTCGGCGACGACAAGGATCGCGTATTCACGCGCGGCAACGGCGTCTACACCTACTTCGCCGCAGACGCCGCCTACTACCTCTCGAAGAAGGATCGCGGCTTCGGCGAGAAGATCTACCTGCTGGGCGCCGATCATCACGGCTACATCGGCCGTCTGACCGCGATCGCGGGGGCCGCGGGCGACGACACGGAGACCGACATCACCGTGCTGATCGGCCAGCTCGTTAACCTCGACGGCGCGCGGCTCTCGAAGCGCGCGGGCAACATCGTCGAGCTCGACGACCTGCTCGAGTGGCTGGGCTCGGACGCGCTCCGCTACTGGCTGGCCCGCTACCCGGCCGACTCGCCGCTCGCGCTCGACGGCGAGAAGCTGCGCAGCCGGTCCAACGACAACCCGGTCTTCTACGTGCAGTACGCGCACGCGCGCACCTGCGCGGTGGACCGCAACGCCGCGGACGCCGGTCTGGACCGCAGCGCCTTCGCCCCCGAGCTGCTCACCCACGAGACCGAGACCGAGCTGCTGGGCAAGCTGCAGCAGTACCCGGGGATCGTCGCGGGGGCCGCCGAGCTGCGCGAGCCGCACCGCATCGCGCGATTCCTCGAGGAGCTGGCCGCGGCGTACCACCGCTGGTACGACAACTGCCGGGTGCTGCCTCTGGCCGGCGAGCAGATCGGCGATCTGCACCGCACGCGCCTGTGGCTCAACGACGCCGCGGGTCAGGTGCTGCGCAACGGCCTCGACCTGCTGGGGGTCTCGGCCCCCGAGCGACTGTAG
- a CDS encoding dihydrofolate reductase family protein, whose translation MRPLRYSINVTLDGCCHHEAGIAPDEESMAYWTAQMRRADALLFGRATYEMMASAWRRPASGAWPDRMETWETPFADAIDRARKHVVSRTLSDPDWNAEPIRGDLETAVRRLKRQPGEGLWVGGVTLPLALADLGLIDEYEFLVQPVLAGHGPTLLAGLHRRIRLELVGRREFRSGAMLLRYRPVDAVTG comes from the coding sequence ATGAGACCGCTGCGATACTCGATCAACGTGACGCTCGACGGATGCTGCCATCACGAGGCAGGCATCGCCCCCGACGAGGAGTCGATGGCCTACTGGACCGCGCAGATGCGGCGGGCCGACGCACTGCTGTTCGGACGGGCGACCTACGAGATGATGGCCTCGGCCTGGCGGCGGCCGGCCTCCGGCGCGTGGCCGGATCGGATGGAGACGTGGGAGACGCCGTTCGCCGACGCGATCGACCGCGCGCGGAAGCACGTGGTGTCGCGCACGCTGAGCGACCCGGACTGGAATGCCGAGCCGATCCGGGGAGACCTGGAGACGGCGGTGCGGCGGTTGAAGCGGCAACCGGGCGAGGGCCTCTGGGTCGGTGGCGTGACGTTGCCGCTGGCGCTGGCCGACCTGGGACTGATCGACGAGTACGAGTTCCTGGTGCAGCCGGTCCTCGCGGGGCACGGACCGACCCTGCTGGCCGGTCTGCACCGGCGCATCCGCCTCGAACTCGTGGGCCGGAGGGAGTTCAGGTCCGGCGCGATGCTGCTGCGCTACCGCCCCGTCGACGCAGTGACCGGTTGA